CGCGCCGGCGATGCAGCCGACATAGGAGCCGCGCTCGGTGCGATCGGCGGGGCTGAGGTGATCCTCCGCGACGTCGGAGATGCCGATGCGCCCGCCGCGCTTGAGGACGCGGAACATCTGCGCGAGGACAGCCGGCTTGTCGGTCGAGAGGTTGATGACGCAGTTGGAGATGATGGCGTCGACTGCGTGATCGGGCAGTGGGAGGTCTTCGATCGTGCCCTTGAGGAACTCGACGTTCGTCGCACCGGCCTTCGCTCGGTTCGACTCGGCGAGCTCGAGCATTTCGTCCGTCATGTCGACGCCGTAGACGAAACCGGTGGGACCCACGCGGCGTGCTGAGAGGAGGACGTCGATGCCGCCACCGGAGCCGAGATCCAAGACCGTCTCTCCCTCGCGCAGCTCCGCGACCACCATCGGGTTGCCGCATCCGAGCGACGCGAGCACCGCCTCGGCGGGTAGCTCATCGTGCTCGGCACTCGAGTAGAGAGACGCACCGAATCCGGCATCGATCGACGGGACGTCTGCCAGCACGGACGTCGTCCCGCTGTCGCAGCACGTGGATTCGGCGGGCCCGCAGCACCCTGACGAGTCCGCTGAGCTGAGCGGGATGTTCTTTCCGCGCGTCGCCGCGGTGGCGGCCGCAGCGTAGTTCCGACGAACCTGTTCGCGCAGGTCATGAGCGGTGTCGGCCATGATGTCTCCTATTGATGAGCGTCAATGTGAGAGTAAAGCATGTATCGATGAGCGTCAATATGTAGGGTAGGATGTCATCCATGACGACGCGCACCGACCTTCCCCTGTCCCCGGCAACGGCGGAGCCCTGCTGTGCGGCGGCCTTCGGGGATGCTCTCGACGAGGGGAGCGCCCGCGAGCTTGCGTCGGTATTCAAGGCATTGAGTGACCCGAATCGGGTGCGGCTCATCTTCCTCATCGCTGCCGCCGATGGCGCCGGTGCCTGCATCTGCGATC
This is a stretch of genomic DNA from Flaviflexus salsibiostraticola. It encodes these proteins:
- a CDS encoding ArsR/SmtB family transcription factor, with the translated sequence MTTRTDLPLSPATAEPCCAAAFGDALDEGSARELASVFKALSDPNRVRLIFLIAAADGAGACICDLTEPVGLSQPTVSHHMRVLVEAGLVTREQRGRWAHFLLEESAFASLREALSF
- the arsM gene encoding arsenite methyltransferase, yielding MADTAHDLREQVRRNYAAAATAATRGKNIPLSSADSSGCCGPAESTCCDSGTTSVLADVPSIDAGFGASLYSSAEHDELPAEAVLASLGCGNPMVVAELREGETVLDLGSGGGIDVLLSARRVGPTGFVYGVDMTDEMLELAESNRAKAGATNVEFLKGTIEDLPLPDHAVDAIISNCVINLSTDKPAVLAQMFRVLKRGGRIGISDVAEDHLSPADRTERGSYVGCIAGALSRSEYLDGLAEAGFAEAEVTFTHEVAPGMHGALIRAVKPS